A portion of the Gigantopelta aegis isolate Gae_Host chromosome 10, Gae_host_genome, whole genome shotgun sequence genome contains these proteins:
- the LOC121383547 gene encoding uncharacterized protein LOC121383547, which produces MADHPFQIIELEMTTFASLERFTCILYDKTTNQSSVNDLRQELFSQSTHAMESLPPTQAALLQHNLLLLKYLDGTCPSSEFECADGRCIPQHWMCDKTPDCYDGADEKNCTACSAETTICQNNGKLRRFARETGQCCDCPPGLTGPYCQYCDPSKVVCYNNGTLILQLRDGNCQCQCTPGYTGHHCIQTTETGNSTDKSRTMEFPESEKCLTDPVDITLIVDGDITERQGILHTIYNLLPYFGNKRVGLLSFNTNKVIQIDNKMYTTRSAFTNSLHMVIFVDGNFSLADALIETLTTQMTLANGRRINGLGIVIVIVATLSEKEVDLAASKAEDLREDGIYVVAVSLHNGTDYTKITGSEETVFKFGMQGDNTLSSFGQQFALLICKACDSSWTYYEGNCYRLYTADEGKSSIKYGYSGIHWMNAGKKCAEHGSHLVSINDAMEENFVLHHVIKITGQIHIGLKRSDNTFSKQYQGMYRWTDGKPPTFLKWKAIDPQTKQPDGAAVESCVTWTTYGNVSWWEDVGCGDPIAKGFVCETKARNNTEQLGSPVVRASTRVLPINGLFNCSNGEIIWKSRKCDGHPDCFDGSDEQRCGYRRYYSISLLFYDVLRNTRNTGLLGSGSPTPMASDFQCRATK; this is translated from the exons ATGGCTGACCATCCGTTTCAGATCATTGAACTGGAAATGACAACATTTGCTTCACTAGAACGATTCACGTGCATTCTGTATGATAAGACCACCAACCAGAGCAGCGTAAATGACTTAAGACAAGAGCTCTTCTCACAATCAACACATGCAATGGAGAGTCTACCTCCAACCCAGGCTGCATTACTGCAACAT aATTTGCTTCTTCTAAAATATCTAGACGGAACTTGCCCATCCAGTGAATTTGAGTGTGCAGATGGCCGATGTATTCCACAACACTGGATGTGTGATAAAACACCTGACTGTTACGATGGAGCAGATGAGAAAAACTGCACGG CTTGTTCAGCAGAAACGACTATCTGCCAGAACAATGGTAAATTGCGACGGTTTGCGAGAGAGACTGGTCAGTGCTGTGATTGTCCACCGGGGCTTACTGGACCTTATTGTCAAT ATTGCGACCCGTCAAAAGTTGTGTGCTACAACAATGGGACTCTAATATTACAACTGCGGGATGGCAACTGTCAATGCCAATGTACCCCTGGATACACCGGTCACCATTGCATTCAAACAACTG AAACTGGAAATAGCACAGACAAAAGTCGAACCATGGAGTTTCCAGAATCGGAAAAATGTCTTACGGACCCCGTTGATATCACACTTATTGTAGATGGGGACATAACGGAAAGGCAGGGAATATTGCACACTATATATAATCTGCTACCTTACTTCGGCAACAAAAGAGTTGGGCTtttatcttttaacactaataAGGTTATCCAAATagataacaaaatgtatacaaCTCGTTCAGCGTTTACCAATTCGTTACACATGGTCATATTTGTAGATGGTAATTTCAGCTTAGCagacgctctcattgaaacCCTAACTACACAAATGACACTGGCCAATGGAAGGAGAATCAATGGTCTAGGCATTGTTATAGTTATAGTCGCCACATTATCAGAAAAAGAAGTTGATTTGGCGGCCAGCAAAGCTGAAGACCTTCGTGAAGATGGCATCTACGTCGTTGCCGTATCATTACATAATGGTACAGATTATACAAAGATTACTGGCAGTGAAGAAACCGTGTTTAAATTTGGAATGCAAGGCGATAACACTTTATCATCATTTGGACAACAATTTGCACTTTTAATTTGTAAag CTTGTGATTCGTCGTGGACCTACTACGAAGGGAATTGCTACAGACTATATACAGCAGATGAGGGGAAGTCGTCCATCAAGTACGGCTACAGTGGAATCCACTGGATGAATGCAGGAAAGAAGTGTGCAGAACACGGCAGTCACCTCGTATCAATCAATGATGCAATGGAAGAGAATTTTGTGTTACATCATGTCATAAAGATAACAGGACAAATCCATATAG GGCTAAAGCGATCTGACAACACTTTCTCGAAACAATATCAAGGCATGTATAGGTGGACTGATGGAAAACCACCCACGTTTCTGAAATG GAAGGCGATAGAtccacagacaaaacagcctGACGGTGCTGCAGTTGAGTCCTGCGTGACATGGACAACCTACGGTAATGTGTCCTGGTGGGAGGACGTTGGGTGTGGAGACCCCATTGCAAAAGGATTCGTATGTGAAACCAAAGCAAGAAACAATACAGAACAATTGG GCAGTCCAGTTGTTCGTGCGTCGACTCGTGTACTACCCATAAATGGACTCTTCAACTGCAGCAATGGCGAAATCATCTGGAAATCTAGAAAGTGTGACGGACATCCTGACTGCTTTGACGGAAGTGATGAACAGAGATGTGGTTACCGTagatattattctatttctctCTTATTTTATGATGTGCTTAGAAATACACGTAACACAGGACTTCTAGGTtctggtagccccactcccatggctagtgattttcAATGTCGGGCTACTAAATAA